In Onthophagus taurus isolate NC chromosome 6, IU_Otau_3.0, whole genome shotgun sequence, a genomic segment contains:
- the LOC111427788 gene encoding leucine-rich repeat-containing protein 4C-like encodes MFRLILLSVLLNVCSSDKCNVDLNGVKKEWSQRGLSRPLETDDALSSLQDAYKITIKGQEIPVLCKGTVKGLEKLYELDMAFNGIKEIEVGAFADVVNLRDLHLYKNKLKHIKAGVFNELGISILRLRDNEIELIDQTAFDDMPNLRIIHLNNNKISAINKEWFKNTPNVQLLTLENNLITSLVEYNFKNLHGKHVLYDEPAWLNIDLSGNKITTIDPKAFDGLEELGILSLDRNEISVLHEDTFKDLRRIMWVTLTSNKIRCLPQHITHVLKADATFLENNPWNCTCLETLQQKLKLRRLMSKVSINTDVLKCKTDDLNSAVRNDLDKYE; translated from the coding sequence ATGTTTCGATTAATTCTATTATCcgttttattaaatgtatGTTCAAGTGATAAATGTAACGTTGATTTAAATGGTGTTAAAAAGGAATGGTCGCAAAGAGGTTTAAGCAGACCTCTCGAAACGGATGATGCGTTATCAAGTCTTCAAGATGCAtataaaatcacaattaaagGTCAAGAAATACCCGTTCTTTGTAAAGGTACTGTAAAAGGTCTTGAGAAGTTATATGAACTTGATATGGCTTTTAATGggataaaagaaattgaagtgGGAGCCTTTGCTGATGTTGTGAATTTAAGAGATcttcatttatataaaaataaattgaagcATATTAAAGCTGGTGTTTTCAACGAGTTAGGAATAAGTATTTTAAGACTGAGAGATAATGAAATTGAGTTAATTGATCAAACCGCTTTTGACGATATGCCTAATTTAAGAATAATTCatcttaataataacaaaatatcaGCAATAAACAAGGAGTGGTTCAAGAATACACCAAACGTTCAGCTGCTTactttagaaaataatttaattacgaGTTTAGTAgaatacaactttaaaaatcttcaTGGTAAACATGTTTTGTATGATGAACCCGCTTGGTTAAATATAGATTTGAGTGGTAACAAAATCACAACGATTGATCCCAAAGCTTTCGATGGGTTGGAAGAATTAGGGATATTATCGTTGGATAGAAACGAAATATCTGTATTACACGAAGACACTTTCAAAGATTTAAGACGTATAATGTGGGTTACTTTaacatcaaataaaattagatgTCTTCCGCAACATATAACACATGTTTTAAAAGCTGACGCAACATTCTTGGAAAATAATCCTTGGAATTGTACTTGTTTGGAGactttacaacaaaaattgaaattgagaCGACTTATGAGTAAAGTTAGTATCAATACcgatgttttaaaatgtaaaactgATGATTTAAACTCAGCGGTGAGAAAtgatttagataaatacgaataa
- the LOC111427787 gene encoding insulin-like growth factor-binding protein complex acid labile subunit, with amino-acid sequence MFRLILLSVLLNVCLSDKCNVDLNGVKKKWSQRALSEPFETEDALSSLQDAYKITIKGQEIPVLCKGTVKGLEKLYELDMDFNGIKEIEVGAFADVVHLRDLHLNKNRLKHIKAGVFNELGISILRLGDNEIELIDQTAFDDMPNLRIIHLNNNKISAINKEWFKNTPNVHQLTLENNLITSLVEHNFKNLQGKLFFYDLPAWLNIDLSGNKIATIDPKAFDGLEELGILSLDKNEISVLHEDTFKDVGRISWINLTSNKIRCLPQHMKHILKADATFLENNPWNCTCLETLQQQLKWRRLTSKVSISSDVLKCKIDDLKSTVRDVLAEHE; translated from the coding sequence ATGTTTCGATTAATTCTATTATCCGTCTTATTAAATGTATGTTTAAGTGATAAATGTAACGTTGATTTAAATGGTGTTAAAAAGAAATGGTCGCAAAGAGCTTTAAGTGAACCATTCGAAACGGAAGATGCGTTATCAAGTCTTCAAGATGCGtataaaatcacaattaaagGTCAAGAAATACCCGTTCTTTGTAAAGGTACTGTAAAAGGTCTTGAGAAGTTATACGAACTTGATATGGATTTTAATGGAATCAAAGAAATTGAAGTGGGAGCGTTTGCTGATGTTGTGCATTTAAGAGATCTTCATTTGAACAAAAATAGATTGAAGCATATTAAAGCTGGTGTTTTCAACGAGTTAGGGATAAGTATTTTAAGACTGGGAGATAATGAAATTGAGTTAATTGATCAAACCGCTTTTGACGATATGCCTAATTTAAGAATAATTCatcttaataataacaaaatatcaGCTATAAACAAGGAGTGGTTCAAGAATACACCAAACGTTCATCAACTTACTTtagaaaacaatttaattacgaGTTTAGTAGAACACAACTTTAAAAACCTTCAgggtaaactttttttttatgatttaccCGCTTGGTTAAATATAGATTTGAGTGGTAATAAAATCGCAACGATTGATCCTAAAGCTTTCGATGGGTTGGAAGAATTAGGGATATTATCGTtggataaaaatgaaatatctgTATTACACGAAGACACTTTTAAAGATGTAGGACGTATATCGTGGATTAATTTAACATCGAACAAAATTAGATGTCTTCCGCAACATatgaaacatattttaaaagctGACGCAACATTCTTGGAAAATAATCCTTGGAATTGTACTTGTTTGGAGACTTTACAACAACAATTGAAATGGAGGCGACTTACAAGTAAAGTTAGTATCAGTAGcgatgttttaaaatgtaaaattgatgatttaaaatcaacGGTGAGAGATGTTTTAGCAGAACACGAAtaa